In the candidate division WOR-3 bacterium genome, one interval contains:
- a CDS encoding T9SS type A sorting domain-containing protein yields the protein MGNLLIYLIVFTLTIPFKFNRSFKNSYLIKRNFPKRKEFTHSLNKKFFSPFSLLGRKNLKKYYQSQKNCLLEEFLLDTTRIFGPAPSDQEFSSIAFDGTNYFVVWHDWRRDGDIYGARITLDGILLDTFGIPICTTYEAQICPAVAFDGTNYLVVWEDWRNIEADIYGARVSREGIVLDPEGFPISTALFDQTLPTICFDGTNYLVAWNDCRNNIEEPDIYAARVNTNGIVLDPNGIPISTAPFYQMLFRGIAFDGRNYFLVWMDDRDGDWYFDIYGARLTTNGIIIDTNGIQISSAGNNQYLPQVSFGGNNFFVVWYDDRETTEDFRIYGARVSTQGVVLDPDGIQISQYLSTIPTIKFDGTNYLVVWSDYRSGWEFDIYGSRVTPGGIVLDPEGIPISTYESDQGIPSISFDGNKYFITWSDYRFIYSDIYGTRMTTSGIVLDTNGILLDYGYSSPEQLFPKVAFDGRNYFVVWEDYRNGEADIYGARVTPDGRILDPEGIGICNTENYQISPAIAFDGTNYLIVWTDYRNGEADIYGTRITPQGVVLDTNGIPISTAEIDQISPSLAFDGNNYLVVWRDFRSGWSDIYGARVTPQGIILDPDGIPISTAINEQYDPNVAFDGNNYLVVWDDNRNGENFDIYGARVTPNGIVLDPEGIPISTAEYEQWYPKIAFDGNNYFIVWMDDRDGDWYFDIYGTRVNPNGNVLEPQGIPISTADFDQIEPSLIYDGINYFVIWTDWRNLSGDIYGARVTSQGIVLDPQGIELINQEETRSSPHLVKGLDAQLLLTFSGYVSLFGVKKVFGAFYPGPSPEVKERKNNKKFDLKIYSNFIRNYILIKFFLEKSEREDNIRLELLDISGKMIKSVISECASDSQQIKFSLPNINSGIYFLKLATNKRCFITKITIVR from the coding sequence ATGGGAAATTTATTAATTTATTTAATAGTTTTTACTTTGACTATTCCTTTTAAATTTAATAGATCCTTTAAAAACTCTTATCTAATAAAAAGAAATTTCCCTAAAAGAAAAGAATTTACCCATTCTTTAAATAAAAAATTCTTTTCTCCTTTTTCATTATTGGGAAGAAAAAATTTAAAAAAATATTATCAATCTCAGAAAAATTGTTTATTAGAGGAATTTTTATTAGATACTACCCGAATTTTTGGACCGGCTCCTTCTGATCAAGAATTTTCTTCAATTGCTTTTGATGGCACAAATTATTTTGTTGTTTGGCACGACTGGCGAAGAGACGGCGATATTTATGGCGCAAGAATTACTTTAGATGGAATTTTACTGGATACTTTTGGAATTCCTATCTGTACTACTTATGAAGCACAAATATGTCCTGCAGTTGCTTTTGATGGCACAAATTATTTAGTAGTCTGGGAAGATTGGCGTAACATAGAAGCCGATATCTACGGAGCAAGAGTTAGTCGAGAAGGAATTGTCCTTGACCCAGAAGGTTTTCCAATCTCCACAGCTCTTTTTGACCAAACTCTTCCAACGATATGCTTTGATGGCACAAATTATCTGGTGGCTTGGAATGACTGTCGAAATAATATTGAAGAACCAGATATTTATGCTGCCCGAGTTAACACTAATGGAATCGTTCTTGACCCAAACGGCATCCCTATTTCTACCGCTCCTTTTTACCAGATGCTCTTTCGTGGCATTGCTTTTGATGGTCGAAATTATTTTTTAGTTTGGATGGATGACCGAGATGGCGATTGGTATTTTGACATTTATGGAGCAAGGTTAACAACTAATGGTATTATTATTGATACAAATGGAATTCAAATTTCCTCAGCTGGAAATAACCAATATCTACCTCAAGTCAGTTTTGGTGGAAACAACTTTTTTGTCGTTTGGTATGACGATCGAGAAACAACTGAAGATTTCCGAATTTATGGGGCAAGAGTGAGTACTCAGGGAGTTGTTCTCGACCCAGATGGTATCCAGATTTCCCAATATCTAAGTACTATCCCAACTATAAAATTTGATGGTACAAATTATTTAGTAGTTTGGAGTGATTACCGCTCAGGTTGGGAATTCGATATTTATGGCAGTCGAGTAACTCCTGGTGGTATTGTTTTAGATCCCGAAGGTATCCCAATTTCTACTTATGAATCTGACCAAGGAATACCATCAATTTCTTTTGATGGTAATAAATATTTTATTACCTGGTCTGATTACCGATTCATTTACTCGGACATTTATGGTACAAGAATGACAACCTCTGGAATAGTTCTCGATACAAACGGCATTCTTTTGGATTACGGTTATAGTAGCCCCGAACAACTTTTTCCTAAAGTTGCTTTTGATGGTCGAAATTATTTTGTTGTGTGGGAAGATTATCGTAATGGCGAAGCCGATATCTATGGTGCCAGAGTTACTCCTGACGGCAGAATCCTTGACCCAGAGGGAATTGGAATTTGTAACACTGAAAATTATCAAATATCACCAGCCATTGCTTTTGATGGAACCAACTATCTGATAGTTTGGACAGATTACCGTAATGGTGAAGCTGATATTTATGGAACAAGAATAACACCACAAGGAGTTGTGTTAGATACCAATGGCATCCCAATTTCTACTGCGGAAATTGACCAAATTTCACCTTCTTTAGCATTTGATGGAAATAATTATTTGGTAGTTTGGCGAGATTTCCGTAGCGGTTGGTCTGATATTTACGGTGCTCGAGTTACTCCTCAAGGTATTATCCTTGATCCTGATGGTATTCCAATTTCTACTGCTATTAATGAACAATATGACCCAAATGTAGCATTTGATGGAAATAACTATTTAGTAGTTTGGGATGATAATCGAAATGGTGAAAATTTTGATATTTATGGTGCGCGAGTAACACCTAATGGAATTGTTCTTGATCCGGAAGGAATTCCTATTTCGACAGCCGAATATGAACAATGGTATCCCAAAATTGCTTTTGATGGGAATAACTATTTTATTGTTTGGATGGATGATCGGGACGGTGATTGGTATTTTGATATCTATGGTACAAGGGTAAACCCTAATGGCAATGTTCTTGAACCACAAGGAATCCCTATTTCTACTGCTGATTTTGATCAAATAGAACCATCATTAATCTATGATGGAATAAATTATTTTGTAATCTGGACCGATTGGCGTAACTTGAGTGGCGATATTTATGGCGCAAGAGTAACATCACAAGGTATTGTTCTTGATCCCCAAGGTATTGAACTTATCAATCAAGAAGAAACCCGTTCCTCTCCTCATTTAGTTAAAGGTTTGGATGCCCAGCTTTTACTCACTTTTTCTGGTTATGTTTCTTTATTTGGTGTTAAAAAAGTATTTGGCGCTTTCTATCCTGGACCAAGTCCAGAAGTTAAAGAAAGAAAAAATAACAAAAAATTTGATTTAAAAATTTATTCTAATTTTATAAGAAATTATATTTTAATAAAATTCTTTTTAGAAAAATCAGAAAGAGAAGACAATATTAGACTCGAACTTTTGGATATCTCCGGAAAAATGATAAAATCGGTAATTAGTGAATGTGCATCCGATAGTCAACAGATAAAATTTTCCCTTCCAAATATTAATTCAGGAATATATTTCTTAAAATTAGCAACCAATAAAAGATGTTTTATTACTAAAATTACTATTGTTAGATAA
- the kbl gene encoding glycine C-acetyltransferase, protein MAYGAIREFLSNELKATREAGLYKEERYILTPQSSEIIVEYPEGAKPRKVLNFCANNYLGLSSHPKVIEAARKGLESHGFGLSSVRFICGTQDIHKILERKIAQFLGTEDAILYSSCFDANAGLFEPLFNEQDAIISDRLNHASIIDGIRMCKAERFIFQHGDMKDLEEKLKATQHKRFRIIATDGVFSMDGDIANLADICELADKYDALVMIDDAHATGFIGKTGRGTPEYHNVMGRVDIITTTFGKAMGGASGGCTASRKEIVEILRQRSRPYLFSNTLSPVIVNATIAVIDLLTETTELRDKLEWNTKYFREKMMELGFDIKPGIHPIVPIMLYNARLSQEFARDLYYEGIYVVGFFYPVVPRGEARIRVQLSAAHEKDHLDQALEAFKKVGDKYKIRGKKKEEIIAMYGE, encoded by the coding sequence ATGGCATACGGTGCAATTAGAGAGTTTTTAAGTAACGAATTAAAAGCAACAAGGGAAGCAGGACTTTACAAAGAAGAAAGATACATTTTAACTCCTCAATCTTCCGAAATTATTGTCGAGTATCCGGAAGGTGCCAAACCAAGAAAGGTTTTAAACTTTTGTGCCAATAACTATTTAGGTTTATCAAGCCATCCGAAAGTAATTGAAGCAGCGAGAAAGGGTTTAGAATCTCATGGTTTTGGTCTTTCTTCGGTTCGTTTCATTTGCGGAACTCAAGATATTCATAAGATTTTAGAAAGAAAGATTGCTCAATTTTTAGGAACAGAAGATGCCATTTTATATTCCTCTTGTTTTGATGCCAATGCTGGACTTTTTGAACCACTATTTAACGAACAAGATGCCATTATTTCTGACCGATTAAATCACGCCTCAATTATTGACGGAATAAGAATGTGCAAAGCCGAAAGATTTATTTTTCAACACGGTGATATGAAAGATTTGGAAGAAAAATTAAAGGCAACCCAACATAAAAGATTTCGGATTATCGCCACCGACGGAGTATTCTCAATGGATGGTGATATTGCCAATCTTGCTGATATTTGTGAATTGGCTGATAAATATGATGCCTTAGTAATGATTGATGATGCCCACGCTACTGGTTTTATTGGTAAAACTGGCAGAGGAACACCAGAATATCATAATGTAATGGGAAGGGTTGATATAATTACAACAACTTTTGGTAAGGCAATGGGTGGTGCTTCTGGTGGTTGTACTGCTTCCCGAAAAGAAATTGTGGAGATTTTAAGACAACGTTCAAGACCTTATCTCTTCTCTAACACTTTAAGTCCGGTAATTGTTAATGCCACGATTGCCGTAATTGATTTATTAACCGAAACAACTGAATTAAGAGACAAATTAGAATGGAATACAAAATATTTTAGAGAAAAGATGATGGAATTAGGATTTGATATCAAACCAGGAATTCATCCGATTGTCCCAATAATGCTTTATAATGCTCGGTTATCTCAAGAATTTGCTCGGGATTTATATTATGAAGGGATTTATGTTGTTGGTTTCTTCTATCCAGTAGTTCCGAGAGGTGAAGCAAGAATTCGGGTTCAACTTTCTGCTGCTCACGAAAAAGACCATCTCGACCAAGCCTTAGAAGCCTTTAAGAAAGTTGGTGATAAATATAAAATCCGTGGTAAGAAGAAAGAAGAGATTATTGCGATGTACGGCGAATAA
- a CDS encoding C25 family cysteine peptidase: protein MKKLIILLFLIIFSAFSGEITKKIDFPLSALSLTQKDGYTVVDLFDAPYYEGPLGSPQIPVIPISCVIPPNAYLKDVEILEINEVKIPGEYLLYPIQYGQTWSINQEKKEFVLPKEEYYSLNTIYPEKVINYLNTGNKGGFKIGSFLLFPVRYLPAKRELYFITSLKVKIVYEEKNISIKRISPFKKQLLLSSIYKMVCNPEDAERFSPYVENNLGKKGSLYLPPGYYEYVIITPNMFVPACSSLLYWRNKQGYPSTVMTIEEIQSTYPGRDLPEKMRNFIKDADTIWQTPFFFIVRQDHPAQQYRRCYVYYTGSYRDTLPCDLYFSDLDGDWDFNRNNIFGEVADSVDGYSDVYVGMIPVDSLEEITRYISKVFRFEKTPDNSTLYPIKVLLPVGVTFSQEFNDSIYYAMPAHWFGCRMYMSGGSITPTPQRYCDSINSGYGYTSIIAHGSETSYDLGGSVTIPMMMNLNNTNKLNVLTAVCCHTGAFDYSTSDCIAEYMTTHSPNGFAAVMMNSRYGWVRVAEYYNYHFFYKFLPRQPIGRNPLCSAYVYVGEALAHSKDQLRPLWPMTDSSRFRWEAYERNLFGCPMILLWTDTITYAQVNFPSTIPIGSNIPVYITVSTNGIPIESALVCLWKGNEVYAKGKTNSSGEITLYVTPQTPGNMLLTVSGRNFYPYEDSILVIPTGRYVAYRSHLINDDPPRGNGDGIPNPGEELEIPVWVKNFGELQADNVYGYFFSRDTNVTYNDTVKFFGNIPGGDSAFTGENGFNLTLSNNLTNGYSILCSLKLKDAYDSIWYSRFTITVGTPILSYEDFFVKDSFSQRPNGRIDPGETADVLIKIRNTGLGHGYNVYAILKSSDTLFTIVDSFADFGTVLRGDTAINFNDHFKVFASQLIRPETEILCTLKLYAVNYERITTFRIPIGRLTITDPIPDNRQPEPLYYAYDDVDTFYQQTEPFEWVEIRNVGTRLPITSDDQTIQINLPFPFRYYGVLYTGQLSVCGNGWITPVYTTSTVYTNQPLPDPTSSNPSAMICPNWDDLYPPTGNGIWFYYDTLNHRMILEWDSVHYYNPREQWDKFQIIIYDTTVQTPTGDNIIKFQYLTANYYQSNTVGIEDQTNTIGICAVYNNNYHRASAQIQAGRAIKLITGQPLPRVNIFEFTKKEGEINKYGELQRLPTILKGSSIILPIKANKVAIYDITGKKIKDIERKKEKEIKIENLPTGIYIIKNLENKKEIYKIIITK, encoded by the coding sequence ATGAAGAAGTTAATTATTCTTTTATTTCTTATTATCTTCTCTGCTTTTAGCGGAGAGATTACAAAAAAAATTGATTTTCCTTTAAGTGCTCTTTCTTTAACTCAAAAAGATGGTTATACGGTTGTTGATTTATTTGATGCTCCTTATTATGAAGGTCCTTTGGGTTCGCCCCAGATTCCAGTAATTCCTATTTCTTGTGTTATTCCACCAAATGCTTATTTAAAGGATGTTGAGATATTAGAAATTAACGAAGTAAAAATTCCTGGTGAATATTTATTATATCCTATCCAATATGGTCAAACCTGGTCAATTAATCAAGAGAAGAAAGAGTTTGTTTTACCAAAAGAAGAATATTATTCATTAAATACAATCTATCCCGAAAAAGTAATTAACTATCTAAATACTGGAAATAAAGGTGGTTTTAAAATTGGTAGTTTCTTATTATTTCCTGTTCGTTATCTACCGGCGAAGAGAGAATTGTATTTTATTACTTCTTTAAAAGTAAAGATTGTTTACGAAGAGAAAAATATTTCAATAAAAAGAATTTCACCCTTTAAAAAACAACTACTTTTATCCAGTATTTATAAAATGGTATGTAACCCAGAAGATGCCGAAAGATTTTCGCCTTATGTTGAGAATAATTTAGGTAAAAAAGGAAGTTTATATTTACCACCCGGTTATTATGAATATGTGATTATTACACCAAATATGTTTGTTCCGGCTTGTTCTTCTTTATTATATTGGCGGAATAAACAAGGTTATCCAAGCACAGTAATGACGATTGAAGAAATCCAAAGCACTTATCCTGGTAGAGATTTACCCGAAAAGATGAGGAATTTTATAAAAGATGCTGATACTATTTGGCAGACACCTTTCTTTTTCATTGTTCGGCAAGACCATCCCGCACAACAATACCGAAGGTGTTATGTGTATTATACCGGTTCTTATCGGGACACATTACCTTGTGACCTATATTTCTCTGATTTAGATGGAGATTGGGATTTTAATAGAAATAATATCTTCGGAGAAGTTGCTGATTCAGTAGACGGCTATTCGGATGTTTATGTGGGAATGATTCCTGTTGACAGTTTAGAAGAAATTACCAGATATATTTCCAAGGTATTTAGATTTGAAAAGACACCGGATAATTCAACTTTATATCCGATAAAAGTTTTATTGCCGGTTGGAGTCACCTTCTCCCAAGAATTTAATGATTCAATATATTATGCAATGCCTGCCCATTGGTTTGGTTGTCGGATGTATATGAGTGGCGGCAGTATAACACCCACTCCACAAAGATATTGTGATTCAATAAATTCTGGTTATGGTTATACCTCAATTATTGCCCACGGAAGTGAAACATCTTATGACCTTGGTGGTTCCGTAACAATTCCGATGATGATGAATTTAAATAATACTAATAAATTAAATGTGTTAACCGCGGTTTGCTGTCATACAGGTGCTTTTGATTATTCTACTTCTGATTGTATTGCAGAATATATGACAACTCATTCACCAAATGGTTTTGCAGCAGTAATGATGAATTCAAGATACGGTTGGGTAAGAGTAGCAGAATATTATAACTACCACTTCTTCTATAAATTCTTACCAAGACAACCTATTGGTCGCAATCCCTTATGTTCTGCTTATGTCTATGTTGGTGAAGCCCTTGCCCATTCTAAAGACCAGTTAAGACCATTATGGCCAATGACTGACTCTTCCCGATTTCGTTGGGAAGCATATGAAAGAAACCTTTTTGGCTGTCCTATGATTTTGTTATGGACAGATACTATTACCTATGCACAAGTTAATTTTCCGTCAACAATTCCCATTGGCTCAAATATTCCTGTATATATCACTGTTTCAACGAATGGCATACCGATAGAAAGTGCTTTGGTTTGTTTATGGAAAGGTAATGAAGTCTATGCCAAAGGAAAAACAAATAGCAGTGGCGAAATAACTTTATATGTTACTCCCCAAACACCAGGAAATATGTTATTAACTGTTAGTGGTAGGAATTTCTATCCTTATGAAGATTCAATATTAGTTATTCCGACAGGTCGTTATGTTGCCTATCGTAGTCATTTAATTAATGATGACCCACCAAGAGGAAATGGTGATGGTATACCAAATCCTGGTGAAGAATTAGAGATTCCTGTATGGGTTAAAAACTTTGGTGAATTACAAGCGGACAATGTCTATGGATATTTCTTTAGTCGCGATACCAACGTTACTTATAATGATACTGTAAAATTCTTTGGTAATATACCTGGTGGCGACTCAGCATTTACCGGTGAAAATGGTTTTAACTTAACCCTTTCTAATAATCTAACAAACGGTTATTCAATACTCTGTTCATTAAAATTAAAAGATGCTTATGATTCTATTTGGTATTCAAGATTTACTATTACCGTTGGCACACCAATTTTATCTTATGAAGATTTCTTTGTTAAAGACTCATTCTCCCAAAGACCAAATGGTAGAATTGACCCTGGCGAAACTGCTGATGTTTTAATAAAAATAAGAAATACTGGTTTAGGTCATGGTTATAATGTCTATGCTATTTTAAAGAGTTCTGATACTTTATTTACAATTGTTGACTCTTTTGCTGATTTTGGAACTGTATTAAGGGGTGATACTGCAATCAATTTTAATGACCATTTCAAAGTATTTGCCTCGCAATTAATTAGGCCGGAGACAGAAATTCTTTGTACATTGAAACTATATGCTGTTAATTATGAGAGGATAACAACTTTTAGAATACCAATTGGTAGATTGACAATAACTGACCCGATACCTGACAATCGCCAGCCTGAGCCATTATATTATGCTTATGATGATGTTGATACTTTTTATCAACAGACAGAGCCTTTTGAGTGGGTTGAGATAAGAAATGTTGGTACAAGATTGCCGATAACTTCTGATGACCAGACAATCCAGATTAACTTACCATTCCCATTTAGATATTACGGAGTTCTTTATACTGGCCAATTATCCGTCTGTGGCAATGGTTGGATTACGCCTGTCTATACTACTTCAACAGTTTATACTAATCAGCCGTTACCTGACCCGACATCATCAAATCCGAGTGCAATGATATGTCCAAATTGGGATGATTTATATCCACCGACGGGTAATGGAATTTGGTTTTATTACGATACATTAAATCACCGAATGATTTTGGAATGGGATAGTGTTCATTATTATAATCCAAGAGAGCAATGGGATAAGTTTCAGATTATAATATATGATACCACAGTTCAAACTCCAACGGGTGATAATATAATTAAATTCCAGTATTTAACAGCGAATTATTATCAATCAAACACGGTTGGTATTGAAGACCAGACAAATACGATTGGAATCTGTGCGGTTTATAATAATAATTATCATCGGGCATCGGCACAAATTCAAGCAGGAAGAGCAATAAAATTAATTACTGGTCAGCCATTACCAAGAGTGAATATCTTTGAGTTTACTAAAAAAGAAGGTGAAATTAATAAATATGGAGAACTCCAAAGATTACCGACAATTCTTAAAGGAAGTTCAATTATTCTGCCAATAAAAGCAAATAAGGTGGCTATCTATGATATTACCGGAAAGAAGATTAAAGATATTGAACGAAAGAAAGAAAAAGAGATAAAAATTGAAAATCTACCAACAGGAATTTACATAATAAAAAATCTTGAAAATAAGAAGGAGATTTACAAGATAATTATAACAAAATAA
- the tilS gene encoding tRNA lysidine(34) synthetase TilS, which translates to MKGNKILEKVKKTIEKYQLLEKNDRVLVGFSGGKDSVCLLYILYLLKEKFKLDLMAFHLNHLLRGKEAKRDEEFCKEFCKKLNIPIIVKRRDVKNYSQKHNLSIEEAGHKLRYYYYEKIAEKEKCQRIALAHTASDNVETILLSLIYGQSLGRIAGILPKRDKIIRPLIDLTTEEVLLFLKENNLTYVEDSTNQDLKIPRNYLRNIIIPNLKKLNPNLEKTFRQISEILLQENEYLEKETNGIFNSLVKKQNDDILISKKDFIPLPLVLKRRVLKKLFPDASFWQIENIINLFKTQIGKKIERKNEIIYNDYECLRISKRKEKRKKEIFKIKLNRVNNFKEINLKLTCDVMDIEKIKKFDYNNCEYFDKDDIKLPLFIRFRKKGDIIKIKEGNKKVKKLFIDMKIPQAIRDKIPFICDQKGILWILGVYRAYRGLIKKNTKKVLRIKILKWQNPIYQN; encoded by the coding sequence ATGAAAGGAAATAAGATTTTAGAAAAGGTTAAAAAAACAATTGAAAAGTATCAATTATTAGAAAAGAATGATAGAGTTTTGGTTGGTTTTTCCGGTGGCAAGGACTCAGTTTGTCTTCTCTATATTTTATATTTATTAAAAGAAAAATTTAAATTAGATTTAATGGCCTTTCATCTTAATCACTTATTAAGAGGCAAGGAGGCAAAAAGGGATGAAGAATTTTGTAAAGAATTTTGTAAGAAATTAAATATTCCAATAATTGTTAAACGTAGAGATGTGAAGAACTACAGCCAAAAACATAATTTAAGCATTGAAGAAGCCGGTCACAAATTAAGATATTATTACTATGAAAAAATTGCTGAAAAAGAGAAATGTCAAAGAATCGCTTTAGCCCATACTGCTTCCGATAACGTAGAAACAATTTTGCTTTCTTTAATTTATGGCCAATCTTTGGGAAGAATTGCCGGCATTCTACCAAAAAGAGATAAAATCATTCGCCCACTGATTGATTTAACAACCGAAGAAGTTTTGTTATTTTTAAAAGAAAATAATCTTACTTATGTAGAAGACTCCACTAATCAAGACTTAAAAATTCCCAGAAATTATTTAAGAAATATCATCATCCCCAATTTGAAAAAATTAAATCCTAATTTAGAAAAAACTTTTAGACAGATAAGCGAAATTCTTCTTCAAGAAAATGAATATTTAGAAAAAGAAACCAACGGGATTTTCAATTCTTTAGTAAAAAAACAAAATGACGACATTCTTATTTCCAAAAAAGATTTTATTCCTTTACCTTTAGTATTGAAAAGAAGAGTATTAAAGAAACTATTTCCTGATGCTTCTTTCTGGCAAATTGAAAACATAATTAATCTGTTTAAAACGCAGATTGGTAAGAAAATAGAAAGGAAGAACGAGATTATTTATAATGATTATGAGTGTTTAAGAATTAGTAAAAGAAAAGAAAAGAGAAAAAAAGAGATATTTAAAATAAAATTGAATAGGGTAAATAACTTTAAAGAAATTAATTTAAAATTGACTTGCGATGTTATGGATATTGAAAAAATCAAGAAATTTGATTATAATAATTGTGAATACTTTGATAAAGATGATATCAAATTACCCTTGTTTATTAGATTTAGAAAAAAAGGTGATATTATTAAAATTAAAGAAGGAAACAAAAAAGTTAAAAAACTTTTTATTGATATGAAAATTCCGCAAGCAATAAGAGATAAAATTCCTTTTATTTGTGACCAAAAAGGAATCCTTTGGATTTTGGGGGTTTATCGTGCTTACCGAGGTTTAATTAAAAAAAACACTAAAAAAGTATTGAGAATAAAAATTTTAAAATGGCAAAATCCAATCTACCAAAATTAA
- a CDS encoding acetyl ornithine aminotransferase family protein — MRPKIITKLPGPKALRYLRKDKKYISPSYTRVYPAVIEKGEGVWVWDVDGNKFLDFNAGIAVCATGHCHPKVVEAVKKQVEKLFHYSGTDFYYPYQTILAEKLVEITPGGMNKKVFFCNSGTEATEGSIKLVRYYTKRPYLISFLGSFHGRTLGALSLTGSKFIQKKGFAPLLPGVFHIPYPYCYRCVFNLEYPSCNFYCVKYIEEEIFKKVLPPEEVAAIFVEPIQGEGGYIVPPDGYFQELKKLCEKYEILFVADEVQSGMGRTGKMFALEHWGIFADVYYLAKGIASGLPLGAIIARSSIMTWKPGSHASTFGGNPVACAAAMATIELLENGLIENAEKVGKFIIKNLEKWQEEYDFIGEVRGKGLMIGIEIVEDKISKKPVPEKVQAIIHKAFEKGLLILPCGISTIRIAPPLIITEEEASVGLEILEDTLKEIFLK; from the coding sequence ATGCGTCCAAAAATCATTACAAAATTACCCGGTCCCAAGGCATTAAGATATTTAAGAAAAGATAAGAAATATATTTCACCTTCTTATACTCGTGTTTATCCAGCAGTAATTGAGAAAGGAGAAGGTGTTTGGGTCTGGGATGTGGATGGAAACAAATTCCTAGATTTTAATGCCGGAATTGCTGTTTGTGCCACTGGCCATTGTCATCCAAAGGTAGTGGAAGCGGTAAAAAAACAGGTTGAAAAACTATTTCATTATTCGGGAACCGATTTTTATTATCCTTATCAAACAATCTTAGCAGAAAAACTTGTTGAAATAACTCCTGGCGGAATGAATAAAAAGGTATTTTTCTGTAACTCCGGTACCGAAGCAACTGAGGGAAGTATTAAACTTGTGAGATATTATACTAAGAGACCATATCTTATCTCTTTTTTAGGTTCTTTTCATGGCAGAACATTAGGTGCCTTATCCCTTACAGGAAGTAAATTTATTCAAAAGAAAGGTTTTGCCCCTCTTCTACCTGGTGTTTTTCATATTCCCTATCCTTATTGTTATCGTTGTGTTTTTAATTTAGAATATCCCAGTTGCAATTTTTACTGCGTAAAATATATTGAAGAAGAAATTTTTAAAAAGGTATTGCCACCAGAAGAAGTAGCAGCAATTTTTGTTGAACCAATCCAAGGAGAAGGTGGATATATTGTACCACCTGATGGTTATTTTCAGGAATTAAAGAAATTATGCGAGAAATACGAAATTCTCTTTGTTGCTGACGAAGTCCAATCTGGAATGGGAAGAACAGGAAAAATGTTCGCCTTAGAACATTGGGGTATTTTTGCTGATGTCTATTACTTGGCGAAAGGTATTGCTTCTGGACTTCCTTTGGGTGCGATTATTGCCCGCTCTTCAATAATGACTTGGAAACCAGGAAGCCACGCTTCTACTTTTGGTGGCAATCCGGTTGCTTGTGCTGCCGCAATGGCAACAATCGAACTTTTAGAAAATGGCTTGATAGAAAATGCCGAAAAGGTGGGTAAATTTATTATAAAAAATTTAGAAAAATGGCAAGAAGAATATGATTTTATTGGCGAAGTACGCGGTAAAGGATTAATGATTGGTATCGAAATTGTTGAAGATAAAATTTCTAAAAAACCTGTTCCGGAAAAAGTTCAGGCAATTATTCATAAAGCCTTTGAAAAAGGACTGCTTATTCTTCCTTGTGGAATCTCAACAATCCGAATTGCTCCACCACTAATCATTACCGAAGAAGAAGCAAGTGTTGGTTTAGAAATTTTAGAAGACACTTTAAAGGAGATATTCTTAAAATAA